A genome region from Oxyura jamaicensis isolate SHBP4307 breed ruddy duck chromosome 25, BPBGC_Ojam_1.0, whole genome shotgun sequence includes the following:
- the LOC118178140 gene encoding uncharacterized protein LOC118178140 has product MSCVFSGGRAAGWQATGSERTSGAAGGDASRGLQERRDDRRGQGTRSVAPGDAEETEELTHSQASAAKERAFRGAPGGTRVSLKAGSPSKLLKLKSKDKFTLQGHSGRRSPRALGSGTMDWHNLNEDTNTNRHTENLGKAGNPWSTIGPPSTAGFSLGRRDCLPAWHNSTGTLRYLLWPESCHAVVSADRGPWHMSPWDLRSSPQGGDTAGASACCQRNPIFPTGFCRHGIRAAQMTVSPNLSRLF; this is encoded by the exons ATGTCCTGCGTGTTCTCCGGGGGGCgagcagcaggctggcaggCGACTGGGTCGGAGAGGACATCTGGAGCAGCTGGTGGAGATGCTTCCCGAGGGCTGCAGGAGCGCAGGGACGACCGGAGAGGGCAGGGAACACGCTCCGTGGCACCAGGAGATGCCGAGGAGACTGAGGAGCTGACGCACAGCCAGGCCTCGGCAGCGAAGGAACGAGCCTTTCGCGGAGCTCCAGGAGGGACCCGAGTTTCTTTGAAAGCTGGCAGCCCCTCAAAGCTGCTGAAATTGAAGTCGAAGGACAAATTCACTCTGCAAGGACACAGTGGAAGGAG ATCTCCAAGAGCCTTGGGAAGTGGGACAATGGATTGGCACAATCTAAACGAAGACACGAACACAAACAGGCACACTGAAAACCTGGGCAAGGCAGGCAATCCCTGGAGCACCATAGG ccctcccagcactgctggattCAGCCTGGGACGACGGGACTGCCTGCCTGCATGGCACAATTCCACCGGTACCCTGAG atatctGCTCTGGCCTGAGAGCTGCCATGCTGTGGTCTCTGCTGACAGAGGTCCCTGGCACATGTCCCCATGGGATCTGAGGAGCTCCCCACAAGGTGGTGACACCGCTGGTGCCTCCGCGTGCTGCCAGAGGAATCCCATCTTCCCAACAGGTTTCTGTCGCCATGGAATTAGAGCAGCACAAATG ACCGTTTCTCCCAATTTATCAAGGTTGTTTTGA